In Agromyces sp. 3263, a single genomic region encodes these proteins:
- the paaK gene encoding phenylacetate--CoA ligase PaaK, with the protein MSRAEIEALQLERLQQTVRHAYANVPLYTRKFDEAGVHPSDIRSLSDVAKLPFTTKADLRETYPFGMFAVPMEQVARIHASSGTTGRPTVVGYTKADLDRWATLVARSLRASGIRPGMKVHNAYGYGLFTGGLGAHAGIEQLGATVIPMSGGQTARQVQLIRDFEPDAILCTPSYLLTIADAMVAAGIDPRSTSLKVAVLGAEPWTNEMRHELEQRLGLDALDIYGLSEVMGPGVGNECLETKDGPHLWEDHFLPEVIDGDTGLVLPDGELGELVFTSLTKEAFPVIRYRTRDLTRLLPGTARPGMRRMEKITGRNDDMIILRGVNLFPTQIEELVLGIEQLTPHFILELTRTGTMDDLTVRIERHPELDVEVCQAATVVLAGRIKEFIGSSVTVRLEEPGTLPRSEGKYQRVYDLRAK; encoded by the coding sequence ATGTCGCGAGCCGAGATCGAGGCCCTCCAGCTCGAGCGGCTCCAGCAGACCGTGCGCCACGCCTACGCGAACGTGCCCCTCTACACGCGCAAGTTCGACGAGGCGGGTGTGCACCCGAGCGACATCCGCTCGCTGTCGGATGTCGCGAAGCTGCCGTTCACCACGAAGGCCGACCTCCGCGAGACCTACCCGTTCGGCATGTTCGCCGTGCCGATGGAGCAGGTCGCCCGCATCCACGCGTCGAGCGGCACGACCGGGCGGCCCACCGTCGTCGGCTACACGAAGGCGGACCTCGACCGCTGGGCGACGCTCGTCGCGAGGTCGCTGCGCGCCAGCGGCATCCGGCCCGGCATGAAGGTGCACAACGCCTACGGCTACGGGCTCTTCACCGGCGGGCTCGGCGCCCACGCCGGCATCGAGCAGCTCGGGGCCACCGTCATCCCGATGTCGGGCGGCCAGACCGCACGCCAGGTGCAGCTCATCCGCGACTTCGAGCCCGACGCGATCCTCTGCACGCCGAGCTACCTGCTGACCATCGCCGACGCCATGGTGGCGGCCGGCATCGACCCGCGCTCCACCTCGCTGAAGGTCGCCGTGCTCGGCGCCGAGCCGTGGACGAACGAGATGCGCCACGAGCTCGAGCAGCGCCTCGGCCTCGACGCCCTCGACATCTACGGCCTCAGCGAGGTCATGGGCCCGGGCGTCGGCAACGAGTGCCTCGAGACGAAGGACGGCCCGCACCTCTGGGAGGACCACTTCCTGCCCGAGGTCATCGACGGCGACACCGGCCTGGTGCTGCCCGACGGCGAGCTCGGCGAGCTCGTCTTCACGTCGCTCACCAAGGAGGCGTTCCCCGTCATCCGGTACCGCACGCGCGACCTCACGCGCCTGCTGCCCGGCACCGCCCGCCCCGGCATGCGGCGCATGGAGAAGATCACCGGCCGCAATGACGACATGATCATCCTGCGCGGCGTGAACCTCTTCCCCACGCAGATCGAGGAGCTCGTGCTCGGCATCGAGCAGCTCACTCCGCACTTCATCCTCGAGCTCACGCGCACGGGCACCATGGACGACCTCACCGTGCGCATCGAACGGCACCCCGAGCTCGACGTCGAGGTGTGCCAGGCCGCCACGGTCGTGCTCGCCGGGCGCATCAAGGAGTTCATCGGGTCATCCGTCACCGTGCGGCTCGAGGAGCCCGGCACGCTGCCCCGCAGCGAGGGCAAGTACCAGCGGGTCTACGACCTGCGCGCCAAGTGA
- the paaI gene encoding hydroxyphenylacetyl-CoA thioesterase PaaI, whose translation MTDAATDVTTANRAMMQRDLASAALGMVVERDEPGLAVVSMRVRDDMTNGFRITHGGLVFTLADTAFAIACNEDDTVTVAAGADITFLKSTVAGQTLTATAVRRTRSGRTGLYDVSVVDEHGDAVAEFRGRSISTNRTI comes from the coding sequence ATGACGGATGCCGCGACCGACGTCACCACCGCGAATCGCGCCATGATGCAGCGCGACCTCGCCTCGGCCGCCCTCGGCATGGTCGTCGAACGCGACGAACCGGGTCTCGCGGTCGTGTCGATGCGCGTGCGCGACGACATGACGAACGGCTTCCGCATCACCCACGGCGGGCTCGTCTTCACCCTGGCCGACACGGCCTTCGCGATCGCCTGCAACGAGGACGACACCGTCACCGTCGCGGCGGGCGCCGACATCACCTTCCTGAAGTCCACCGTCGCGGGGCAGACCCTCACCGCGACCGCCGTCCGCCGCACCCGGTCGGGCCGCACCGGACTCTACGACGTCTCGGTCGTCGACGAGCACGGCGACGCGGTCGCCGAGTTCCGCGGCCGGTCGATCTCCACGAACCGCACCATCTGA
- the paaA gene encoding 1,2-phenylacetyl-CoA epoxidase subunit PaaA codes for MTSPADLSVVERELSPEEEQFNDLIARDSRIEPRDWMPDAYRKTLIRQISQHAHSEIIGMQPESNWITRAPSLKRKAILMAKVQDEAGHGLYLYSAAQTLGISREEMMQQLIEGKARYSSIFNYTTPTWADMGAIGWLVDGAAICNQVPLCRASYGPYGRAMVRICKEESFHQRQGFEILLELMQGTPAQREMAQDAVNRWYWPSLMMFGPPDDQSPNSAQSMAWNIKRFSNDELRQRFVGMLVPQAEVLGVTLPDPELRFNDETGEYDMSEIDWTEFNEVLAGRGPANAERLRRRREAHEEGAWVREAAHEYARKQAERALAASGAVA; via the coding sequence ATGACCTCTCCCGCTGACCTCAGCGTGGTCGAACGAGAGCTCTCCCCCGAGGAGGAGCAGTTCAACGACCTCATCGCGAGGGACTCGCGCATCGAGCCGCGCGACTGGATGCCCGACGCGTACCGCAAGACGCTGATCCGCCAGATCAGCCAGCACGCGCACTCCGAGATCATCGGCATGCAGCCCGAGTCCAACTGGATCACGCGCGCGCCGAGCCTCAAGCGCAAGGCGATCCTCATGGCCAAGGTGCAGGACGAGGCGGGTCACGGGCTCTACCTCTACTCCGCCGCCCAGACGCTCGGCATCTCGCGCGAGGAGATGATGCAGCAGCTCATCGAGGGGAAGGCGCGCTATTCGTCGATCTTCAACTACACGACGCCCACCTGGGCCGACATGGGCGCGATCGGCTGGCTCGTCGACGGCGCCGCGATCTGCAACCAGGTGCCGCTGTGCCGTGCGTCATACGGGCCCTACGGCCGGGCGATGGTGCGCATCTGCAAGGAGGAGTCGTTCCACCAGCGGCAGGGCTTCGAGATCCTGCTCGAGCTCATGCAGGGCACGCCCGCGCAGCGCGAGATGGCACAGGACGCCGTGAACCGCTGGTACTGGCCGTCGCTCATGATGTTCGGGCCGCCCGACGACCAGTCGCCGAACTCGGCGCAGTCCATGGCGTGGAACATCAAGCGCTTCTCGAACGACGAGCTGCGCCAGCGCTTCGTCGGCATGCTCGTCCCGCAGGCGGAAGTGCTCGGTGTGACGCTTCCCGACCCTGAGCTCAGGTTCAACGATGAGACCGGCGAGTACGACATGAGCGAGATCGACTGGACCGAGTTCAACGAGGTGCTCGCCGGCCGCGGTCCCGCGAACGCCGAGCGCCTGCGCCGTCGCCGTGAGGCCCACGAGGAGGGTGCCTGGGTGCGCGAGGCCGCGCACGAGTACGCGCGCAAGCAGGCCGAGCGTGCGCTCGCGGCATCCGGGGCGGTGGCCTGA
- the paaB gene encoding 1,2-phenylacetyl-CoA epoxidase subunit PaaB — MSTPGEMGTEAWPLWEVFVRANRGLSHVHVGSLHAPDPDMAVRNARDVYTRRNEGVSIWVVPADAITTSDPDAKGAFFESPAGKNYRHARYYVKSEGVKHL, encoded by the coding sequence ATGTCGACCCCGGGCGAGATGGGAACCGAGGCCTGGCCCCTCTGGGAGGTCTTCGTGCGCGCCAACCGCGGCCTGAGCCACGTGCACGTGGGGTCGCTGCACGCACCCGACCCCGACATGGCGGTGCGCAACGCCCGCGACGTCTACACGCGCCGCAACGAGGGCGTGTCGATCTGGGTGGTGCCCGCCGACGCGATCACCACGAGCGACCCCGACGCGAAGGGCGCGTTCTTCGAGAGCCCGGCCGGCAAGAACTACCGCCACGCGCGCTACTACGTGAAGAGCGAAGGGGTGAAGCACCTGTGA